From Juglans regia cultivar Chandler chromosome 8, Walnut 2.0, whole genome shotgun sequence, the proteins below share one genomic window:
- the LOC109018325 gene encoding uncharacterized protein LOC109018325, with amino-acid sequence MALCGPATHGLSLVCSKSHARTRRPRRSRGSGVVHILAAYDVTGREGVQVVGYEEGQLDRPRWVGASPLSRLVGALISFKPLYSLLKLGARRVLINTAEKKNIPWREMTMEILESDVYKELESIQNPSVVYPDYYLNPFHAYDEGNLSWLAAAEAEAATLSMARRAVPGASSLDEANEIIRGNWLQAIEQHHLQYSGNSMIRDILDIGCSVGVSTGYLADKFPSAKVTGLDLSPYFLAVAQFKEKKRFPRKNPISWIHANGEDTGLSSNSFDIVSMAYVLHECPKRAIVNLVKEAFHLLRPGGTVAFTDNSPKSKILQELSPVLFTLMKSTEPFLDEYYLTDLEGTMREIGFVNIRTLLTDPRHRTVTGTVPR; translated from the exons ATGGCATTGTGTGGCCCCGCTACTCACGGCCTTTCCCTTGTCTGCTCCAAAAGCCACGCAAGAACGAGAAGGCCGAGAAGAAGTAGAGGCTCTGGGGTGGTTCACATTCTGGCGGCGTATGACGTGACTGGAAGGGAAGGTGTTCAAGTGGTGGGGTACGAAGAAGGACAACTGGACCGTCCCAGATGGGTTGGTGCAAGCCCTCTCTCTCGCCTCGTCGGTGCTCTAATTTCGTTCAAGCCCCTCTACTCTCTGCTCAAGCTCGGAGCCAGACGCGTCCTTatcaa CACTGCTGAGAAGAAGAACATTCCGTGGAGGGAAATGACAATGGAGATTCTGGAATCAGATGTATACAAGGAATTGGAGAGCATTCAGAACCCTTCAGTTGTATACCCAGACT ATTATTTGAATCCTTTCCATGCATATGATGAGGGCAACCTTTCATGGTTG GCCGCTGCTGAAGCAGAGGCTGCAACCTTGTCAATGGCAAGACGAGCTGTACCTGGTGCTTCTTCATTAGATGAAGCTAATGAAATAATACGTGGAAATTGGCTTCAAGCAATTGAGCAACATCATCTACAGTATTCTGGAAATTCCATGATCAGGGACATTCTAGATATTGGATGCTCTGTAGGTGTCAGCACAGGATATCTTGCTGACAAGTTTCCGTCGGCCAAAGTGACT GGTCTAGATTTGTCACCTTACTTTCTTGCTGTAGCTCAatttaaggaaaagaaaagatttcCTAGAAAGAATCCAATCAGCTGGATTCATGCAAATGGGGAAGACACGGGATTGTCTTCCAACTCATTTGACATTGTTTCCATGGCTTATGTG CTTCATGAATGTCCTAAAAGAGCAATAGTCAATCTAGTGAAGGAAGCATTCCATCTCCTTCGACCTGGAGGCACCGTTGCCTTTACAGATAATTCG CCAAAGTCCAAGATCCTTCAG GAATTGTCTCCAGTTCTGTTCACATTGATGAAGAGCACTGAACCGTTTTTAGATGAATATTACTTGACTGATTTGGAAGGAACAATGAGAGAAATTGGCTTTGTGAATATAAGAACGCTTCTGACAGACCCAAGACACAGGACAGTGACTGGCACAGTGCCTCGGTAA